Proteins found in one Arachis stenosperma cultivar V10309 chromosome 8, arast.V10309.gnm1.PFL2, whole genome shotgun sequence genomic segment:
- the LOC130946062 gene encoding cytosolic sulfotransferase 15-like yields MEDEEAIEGEHLLSQECKNMIISLPRERGWRTRYLYFFQDFWCQSAEIQSITKFQNHFQAKDTDIIIATIPKSGTTWLKALAFAIANRGRFAPSEKNHPLLTSNSHALVPFLEYTVYGGRFDHVPDLSNMVEPRLFGTHIPYHSLAKSIKDSNCKIIYICRNPLDTVVSTWIFINKIKPEYLPTLTLEEAFEMYCEGKIGYGPSWNHMLGYWNESTARPEKILFLKYEDLKKDTIFHAKNLGEFLGCPFTIEEENNGLIESIIKLCSFENMRELEVNKSGTFASNFENKYLFRKAQIGDWINYFSPSMVEKLSKILQEKLNGSGLSFEVLHS; encoded by the exons ATGGAGGATGAGGAAGCCATTGAGGGTGAGCATTTGCTAAGCCAAGAGTGCAAGAACATGATTATCTCCCTGCCAAGAGAGAGAGGATGGAGAACACGTTATCTCTATTTTTTCCAAGATTTTTGGTGCCAATCAGCAGAAATCCAATCCATAACCAAATTCCAGAACCATTTTCAAGCAAAGGACACTGATATCATTATTGCTACCATTCCGAAATCAGGGACAACGTGGTTGAAAGCCCTAGCCTTCGCCATCGCCAACCGCGGCCGATTCGCCCCCTCGGAGAAGAATCATCCTTTGCTCACTTCCAATTCTCATGCCCTTGTGCCATTCCTTGAGTACACAGTTTATGGTGGTAGATTTGACCACGTTCCTGACTTATCCAACATGGTTGAGCCAAGACTATTTg GTACTCATATTCCATACCATTCATTGGCCAAGTCAATTAAGGACTCCAATTGCAAGATAATCTACATTTGCAGGAACCCTTTGGACACAGTTGTCTCAACTTGGATTTTCATCAACAAAATCAAGCCAGAATATTTGCCTACATTGACGTTAGAGGAAGCTTTTGAAATGTATTGTGAAGGAAAAATTGGGTATGGTCCTTCTTGGAACCATATGTTAGGTTATTGGAATGAGAGCACAGCTAGGCCAGAAAAGATACTCTTCTTGAAGTATGAAGATCTCAAAAAAGATACAATTTTTCATGCCAAAAATTTGGGGGAGTTTTTGGGGTGCCCtttcacaattgaggaggagaaTAATGGTTTGATTGAGAGTATAATCAAGCTGTGTAGCTTTGAAAATATGAGGGAATTGGAAGTGAATAAGTCTGGAACATTTGCAAGTAACTTTGAGAATAAGTACTTGTTTAGGAAGGCTCAAATTGGGGATTGGATTAACTATTTTTCCCCATCAATGGTTGAGAAATTATCCAAGATTCTACAAGAAAAGTTGAATGGATCTGGCCTCTCATTTGAAGTATTGCactcttaa
- the LOC130943280 gene encoding uncharacterized protein LOC130943280 isoform X1, whose translation MATQTMSETAQKIVTPETLRYAAKQSERCLVVPLRLRRAIKKYLREQEDPHMKRKVLRLSQSFNTIKNVNLQLTTTTSKEIVEDPLKSFEQSKRWKIKSSYGDIGLSYRDDETVAYVASRMPAVYSACYRVLKEVRRRLPGFSPAKVLDFGAGTGSAFWALQEVWPKSMQKVNLIEPSQSMQRAGRSLIQGLKNLPLIHSYDSIQALSKSIGKSERGHDLVIASYVLGEIPSLQDRITIVRQLWDLTQDVLVLVEPGTPHGSNIIAQMRSHILWMEERRHRKSSLKNEEACKDLMTQKAGAFVVAPCPHDGTCPLVKSGKYCHFVQRMERTSSQRAYKRSKGEPLRGFEDEKFSFVAFRRGQRPREPWPLDDIKLETLKEQHDKRNPEDLEIDYEDWLKMQEADDTPHEVVNAITCDSDAAETDKDDGDEDEEYKEAEEETDSADLGGGWGRIIFMPVRRGRQVTMNVCRSTNRNASEGSYDRIVVTKSKNPTLHHQAKRSIWGDLWPF comes from the exons ATGGCTACCCAGACAATGTCTGAAACTGCCCAGAAAATCGTCACTCCTGAAACCCTCCGCTATGCGGCCAAACAATCTGAACGTTGCCTTGTTGTCCCTCTTCGTCTTCGCCGTGCCATTAAGAAATACCTTCGAG AGCAGGAGGATCCACATATGAAGAGGAAAGTGTTGAGATTATCTCAATCTTTCAATACTATCAAGAATGTCAACCTGCAGCTGACCACCACTACATCAAAGGAGATAGTTGAAGACCCTTTAAAGTCTTTCGAACAATCAAAGCGTTGGAAGATCAAGAGTTCTTATGGCGACATCGGTCTGTCATACAGGGATGATGAGACGGTTGCATACGTCGCTTCTCGCATGCCTGCTGTTTATTCAGCTTGTTACAGAGTACTTAAGGAG GTTCGTAGAAGGCTTCCTGGTTTCTCCCCAGCCAAGGTATTAGATTTTGGTGCTGGGACAGGTTCAGCTTTCTG GGCACTGCAAGAAGTCTGGCCAAAATCTATGCAAAAAGTTAATCTAATAGAACCATCGCAGTCAATGCAGCGTGCAGGTCGAAGTCTTATACAAG GTCTCAAGAATTTGCCACTTATTCATAGTTATGATAGCATTCAAGCACTTTCCAAAAGTATTGGGAAATCAGAGAGAGGGCATGACCTTGTGATTGCT TCCTATGTGCTTGGAGAGATCCCATCACTACAAGATCGAATTACCATAGTTCGCCAGCTTTGGGATCTAACACAGGATGTTCTG GTTTTGGTTGAACCTGGAACACCTCATGGATCCAATATTATTGCTCAAATGAGATCTCACATATTATGGATGGAAGAAAGA AGACACCGTAAATCGAGTCTTAAAAATGAAGAAGCTTGTAAAGATTTGATGACTCAGAAAGCTGGGGCTTTTGTGGTTGCTCCT TGTCCTCATGATGGGACTTGTCCGCTGGTAAAATCTGGAAAATATTGTCATTTTGTTCAGCGGATGGAAAGGACGTCCTCACAGCGTGCTTACAAG CGTTCAAAGGGTGAGCCTTTACGCGGCTTTGAAGATGAAAAATTTTCCTTTGTTGCTTTCAGACGAGGACAAAGACCAAG GGAACCTTGGCCCCTCGATGATATAAAACTCGAGACTCTCAAGGAGCAGCATGATAAAAGAAATCCAGAGGACCTTGAGATTGATTATG AGGATTGGTTGAAAATGCAAGAAGCTGATGATACCCCTCATGAAGTAGTGAATGCGATAACTTGTGATTCTGATGCTGCGGAAACTGACaaggatgatggtgatgaaGACGAAGAGTACAAGGAAGCAGAGGAAGAAACAGATAGTGCTGATCTTGGAGGCGGTTGGGGCAGAATTATATTTATGCCTGTGAGGAGGGGAAGACAAGTGACAATGAATGTGTGTAGATCCACCAACAGGAATGCCTCAGAGGGTTCTTATGATCGCATTGTTGTTACAAAGAGCAAGAATCCTACATTACATCATCAGGCCAAAAGATCTATTTGGGGTGACCTATGGCCATTTTGA
- the LOC130943280 gene encoding uncharacterized protein LOC130943280 isoform X2 gives MRPNNLNVALLSLFVFAVPLRNTFEEDPHMKRKVLRLSQSFNTIKNVNLQLTTTTSKEIVEDPLKSFEQSKRWKIKSSYGDIGLSYRDDETVAYVASRMPAVYSACYRVLKEVRRRLPGFSPAKVLDFGAGTGSAFWALQEVWPKSMQKVNLIEPSQSMQRAGRSLIQGLKNLPLIHSYDSIQALSKSIGKSERGHDLVIASYVLGEIPSLQDRITIVRQLWDLTQDVLVLVEPGTPHGSNIIAQMRSHILWMEERRHRKSSLKNEEACKDLMTQKAGAFVVAPCPHDGTCPLVKSGKYCHFVQRMERTSSQRAYKRSKGEPLRGFEDEKFSFVAFRRGQRPREPWPLDDIKLETLKEQHDKRNPEDLEIDYEDWLKMQEADDTPHEVVNAITCDSDAAETDKDDGDEDEEYKEAEEETDSADLGGGWGRIIFMPVRRGRQVTMNVCRSTNRNASEGSYDRIVVTKSKNPTLHHQAKRSIWGDLWPF, from the exons ATGCGGCCAAACAATCTGAACGTTGCCTTGTTGTCCCTCTTCGTCTTCGCCGTGCCATTAAGAAATACCTTCGAG GAGGATCCACATATGAAGAGGAAAGTGTTGAGATTATCTCAATCTTTCAATACTATCAAGAATGTCAACCTGCAGCTGACCACCACTACATCAAAGGAGATAGTTGAAGACCCTTTAAAGTCTTTCGAACAATCAAAGCGTTGGAAGATCAAGAGTTCTTATGGCGACATCGGTCTGTCATACAGGGATGATGAGACGGTTGCATACGTCGCTTCTCGCATGCCTGCTGTTTATTCAGCTTGTTACAGAGTACTTAAGGAG GTTCGTAGAAGGCTTCCTGGTTTCTCCCCAGCCAAGGTATTAGATTTTGGTGCTGGGACAGGTTCAGCTTTCTG GGCACTGCAAGAAGTCTGGCCAAAATCTATGCAAAAAGTTAATCTAATAGAACCATCGCAGTCAATGCAGCGTGCAGGTCGAAGTCTTATACAAG GTCTCAAGAATTTGCCACTTATTCATAGTTATGATAGCATTCAAGCACTTTCCAAAAGTATTGGGAAATCAGAGAGAGGGCATGACCTTGTGATTGCT TCCTATGTGCTTGGAGAGATCCCATCACTACAAGATCGAATTACCATAGTTCGCCAGCTTTGGGATCTAACACAGGATGTTCTG GTTTTGGTTGAACCTGGAACACCTCATGGATCCAATATTATTGCTCAAATGAGATCTCACATATTATGGATGGAAGAAAGA AGACACCGTAAATCGAGTCTTAAAAATGAAGAAGCTTGTAAAGATTTGATGACTCAGAAAGCTGGGGCTTTTGTGGTTGCTCCT TGTCCTCATGATGGGACTTGTCCGCTGGTAAAATCTGGAAAATATTGTCATTTTGTTCAGCGGATGGAAAGGACGTCCTCACAGCGTGCTTACAAG CGTTCAAAGGGTGAGCCTTTACGCGGCTTTGAAGATGAAAAATTTTCCTTTGTTGCTTTCAGACGAGGACAAAGACCAAG GGAACCTTGGCCCCTCGATGATATAAAACTCGAGACTCTCAAGGAGCAGCATGATAAAAGAAATCCAGAGGACCTTGAGATTGATTATG AGGATTGGTTGAAAATGCAAGAAGCTGATGATACCCCTCATGAAGTAGTGAATGCGATAACTTGTGATTCTGATGCTGCGGAAACTGACaaggatgatggtgatgaaGACGAAGAGTACAAGGAAGCAGAGGAAGAAACAGATAGTGCTGATCTTGGAGGCGGTTGGGGCAGAATTATATTTATGCCTGTGAGGAGGGGAAGACAAGTGACAATGAATGTGTGTAGATCCACCAACAGGAATGCCTCAGAGGGTTCTTATGATCGCATTGTTGTTACAAAGAGCAAGAATCCTACATTACATCATCAGGCCAAAAGATCTATTTGGGGTGACCTATGGCCATTTTGA